One Dioscorea cayenensis subsp. rotundata cultivar TDr96_F1 chromosome 15, TDr96_F1_v2_PseudoChromosome.rev07_lg8_w22 25.fasta, whole genome shotgun sequence genomic region harbors:
- the LOC120277307 gene encoding transmembrane 9 superfamily member 12 — translation MGIFGFPLVLLFVVLVVNPGDGFYLPGSYMHTYSENEPISIKVNSLTSIETEMPFSYYSLPYCQPPEPEGIKKSAENLGELLMGDLIENSPYRFHMYVNESLYLCTTPPLNEHDVKLLKQRTRDLYQVNMILDNLPAMRYTDQNGVKVQWTGYPVGYTPSGSNDDYIINHLKFKVYVHKYDGSGVQIIGTGEDGVGVTTLNEQKAMAGYEIVGLEVVPCSVRRDPETFSKLNMYDKVDPVSCPDPEKAQVIREQEKVSFTYEVEFVNSNIRWPSRWDAYLKMDGARVHWFSIMNSLMVIFFLAGIVFVIFLRTVRRDLTRYEELDKEAQAQMNEELSGWKLVVGDVFREPTCSKLLCIMVGDGVQITGMAVVTIVFAALGFMSPASRGMLLTGMIILYLFLGIFAGYFGVRLWRTIKGGSEGWTSLCWSIACFFPGVVFAILTILNFILWGSSSTGAIPISLFFILLSLWFCISVPLTLLGGFMGTRAEHIQFPVRTNQIPREIPARKYPSWLLVLGAGTLPFGTLFIELFFILSSIWLGRFYYVFGFLLVVLLLLVIVCAEVSVVLTYMHLCVEDWRWWWKAFFASGSVALYVFLYSINYLVFDLRSLSGPVSAILYLGYSSIMAFAIMLSTGTIGFLMSFYFVHYLFSSVKID, via the coding sequence ATGGGGATCTTCGGATTTCCCCTGGTCTTGTTGTTTGTAGTGCTAGTGGTGAACCCTGGTGATGGATTCTATCTGCCCGGAAGTTACATGCACACTTATTCAGAGAATGAGCCCATCTCAATCAAGGTGAACTCTCTCACCTCGATTGAGACTGAGATGCCCTTCAGCTATTACAGCCTTCCTTACTGCCAGCCCCCTGAACCTGAAGGCATCAAGAAAAGTGCTGAGAACCTAGGTGAGCTTCTCATGGGTGACCTGATTGAGAACTCCCCCTATCGATTCCATATGTATGTCAATGAGTCTCTTTACCTTTGCACCACACCTCCACTGAATGAGCATGATGTCAAGCTCCTGAAGCAAAGGACTCGTGATCTTTATCAAGTCAATATGATTCTTGACAATCTCCCTGCCATGCGATACACTGATCAGAATGGGGTCAAGGTTCAGTGGACAGGGTACCCTGTTGGTTATACTCCAAGTGGAAGCAATGATGATTATATCATTAATCATTTGAAGTTTAAGGTCTATGTTCACAAGTATGACGGTAGTGGTGTTCAGATAATTGGAACTGGAGAGGATGGGGTGGGAGTTACTACTCTGAATGAACAGAAGGCGATGGCAGGGTATGAGATTGTCGGGCTTGAAGTCGTTCCATGTAGTGTGAGGCGTGACCCGGAAACTTTTTCAAAGCTTAACATGTATGACAAGGTGGACCCTGTGAGCTGCCCAGATCCTGAGAAGGCTCAGGTGATTCGGGAGCAGGAGAAGGTTTCATTTACATACGAAGTGGAGTTTGTTAACAGTAATATTAGATGGCCGTCACGATGGGATGCATATTTGAAGATGGATGGTGCAAGGGTTCACTGGTTTTCGATTATGAACTCTCTGATGGTCATCTTCTTTTTGGCCggtattgtttttgttatattctTGAGGACTGTAAGGAGGGATTTGACGAGATATGAAGAACTTGATAAAGAAGCACAGGCTCAGATGAATGAAGAGCTGTCTGGTTGGAAGCTTGTGGTTGGTGATGTCTTCAGAGAACCTACTTGTTCGAAGTTGCTCTGCATAATGGTTGGAGATGGTGTTCAGATCACGGGGATGGCTGTTGTCACCATCGTATTTGCTGCCCTAGGGTTTATGTCTCCTGCATCCCGGGGAATGTTACTGACAGGAATGATTATTCTCTATCTATTCCTTGGGATATTTGCTGGATATTTTGGAGTTCGCCTGTGGAGGACCATAAAAGGTGGGTCAGAGGGGTGGACATCTCTGTGTTGGTCAATTGCTTGTTTCTTCCCTGGCGTTGTGTTTGCTATCCTCACCATTCTGAACTTCATACTTTGGGGGAGCAGCAGCACAGGGGCTATACCgatctcattattttttattctgcTTTCATTGTGGTTCTGCATATCAGTGCCACTTACTCTTTTAGGAGGTTTCATGGGAACCAGGGCAGAGCATATACAATTTCCTGTCCGTACTAATCAGATCCCTAGGGAAATTCCTGCAAGGAAATATCCTTCATGGTTGCTTGTCCTCGGTGCTGGAACTTTGCCTTTTGGTACTCTTTTCATTGAGCTCTTCTTTATCCTGTCCAGCATCTGGCTTGGTAGGTTCTATTATGTCTTCGGATTCCTACTTGTTGTCCTGCTCTTGCTTGTGATTGTCTGTGCCGAAGTGTCTGTGGTTCTGACCTACATGCATCTCTGCGTTGAGGACTGGAGGTGGTGGTGGAAAGCTTTCTTTGCTTCTGGTTCAGTTGCGCTCTATGTGTTCCTGTACTCCATCAACTACCTGGTATTTGATCTGCGGAGCTTAAGTGGGCCTGTTTCTGCTATATTGTATTTGGGCTATTCTTCAATCATGGCTTTTGCTATCATGTTGTCAACCGGCACGATTGGCTTCCTGATGTCATTCTACTTTGTGCATTACCTTTTTTCATCTGTGAAGATTGATTGA
- the LOC120277140 gene encoding disease resistance protein RPP8-like has product MTTYACHPSRLTILHDLGNEIVKVKRRAEEISANRSKYGIDSVGATTSSCSLTSNETRLPLSWKQTPVVEEVDVVGFDEDVKKLVQLLLVEDEGTQDTQRRRPVISIVGMGGLGKTTLAKKVFSNPTIKQHFACHAWVYVSQAYTDRELVESIAKQLMVVGEVRMNKLTDEELKKMVSDHLKEKKYLVVTDDVWTRRAWDNIKEMLPAEMVNGSKVLLTTRNREVALHADRQIPPFDLKLLGEEESWELFCKKAIPTKCSKHCPPKLETIGRQMVEKCGGLPLAIVVLGGLAMRKEQSEEEWRKLLKSVSWQLREGEDQISKILSLSYHNLPYYMKPCFLYFAMFPEDSLIDAKALMLKWIAEGFIETRDEETMEEVAEEYLEELVRRSLIQVGARNPWGVITYCRIHDLLLDLAISEAKGTNFLLVTKTISNNNNERNIITLQKTRRLALHDKESLDIAQQYPTDSTRSLLTLFGSNPWNSNLDSLCDKFLTAIARHFCAWGVLYDYVDHNHPGLFMSFQIPQILISMKLIRVIDLHNLEIIVPDAIGELIHLRYLNVCVVRSKPLPSSVGELTNLQTLQIRNIYFTLELPSEIWKSNLRHLKCYSCSIKGQPSVNNLANLQTLSSIKAGKWLHKGLDKMTNLRNLSIDDINKSHGKPLSDFLGKLNNLIELELMAKSPSYEHEIPTSILTASHHKHLRCVSLEAKLERLPDVNTQCLLTNLIKLTLKFSFLVEDPLVTLGKLDNLQVLVLYNDAFVGREMVCLEKGFPQLKRLEFGDLDSLEEWKIEDEAMPRLRKLVIHRCGKLVMLPHGLGRITGLQELEVWHMPVAFTQRLKENDGEDWDKVRHVPSVKIY; this is encoded by the coding sequence ATGACAACATATGCTTGTCATCCTTCCAGACTAACAATCCTCCATGACCTTGGCAATGAGATTGTCAAGGTCAAGAGGAGAGCTGAGGAGATCTCTGCTAATCGATCCAAGTATGGCATCGATAGCGTTGGTGCTACTACTTCTTCCTGCTCATTGACGTCCAATGAAACAAGACTACCTTTGAGCTGGAAGCAGACTCCGGTTGTGGAGGAAGTTGATGTCGTTGGCTTTGATGAGGATGTCAAGAAATTGGTACAACTGTTACTGGTGGAAGATGAAGGTACACAAGATACACAGCGACGGAGACCTGTGATATCAATCGTGGGCATGGGAGGCTTGGGCAAGACCACTCTTGCCAAAAAGGTTTTCTCTAACCCCACAATCAAGCAGCATTTTGCTTGTCATGCCTGGGTCTATGTCTCTCAAGCTTATACAGATCGAGAGCTTGTGGAGTCCATCGCTAAGCAACTCATGGTCGTTGGCGAAGTGAGGATGAATAAACTGACCGATGAGGAGCTGAAGAAGATGGTTTCTGATcacttgaaagaaaaaaaatacttggtGGTGACTGATGATGTATGGACCCGAAGAGCTTGGGACAACATCAAAGAGATGCTGCCTGCAGAGATGGTGAATGGAAGTAAGGTGCTGCTAACTACTCGTAACAGAGAAGTTGCATTGCATGCAGATAGACAGATCCCTCCTTTTGATCTCAAGCTCTTGGGAGAAGAAGAGAGTTGGGAGTTGTTCTGCAAGAAGGCAATTCCAACAAAGTGCAGCAAGCATTGTCCTCCAAAATTGGAGACAATAGGAAGGCAGATGGTGGAAAAATGCGGTGGCTTGCCTCTTGCTATCGTTGTGTTGGGAGGTCTAGCAATGAGGAAAGAGCAGTCTGAAGAGGAATGGAGAAAGTTGCTCAAGAGTGTGAGTTGGCAACTAAGAGAAGGTGAAGACCAGATCTCCAAAATATTATCTCTTAGCTACCACAATCTTCCCTACTACATGAAGCCCTGCTTTCTCTACTTTGCAATGTTCCCTGAGGATTCTCTCATTGATGCCAAAGCTCTAATGCTAAAGTGGATAGCAGAGGGGTTTATAGAaacaagagatgaagaaacaatggagGAAGTCGCAGAGGAATACTTGGAGGAGTTGGTGCGTAGGAGTCTGATCCAAGTAGGAGCGAGAAATCCATGGGGAGTTATCACTTATTGTCGAATCCATGATCTTCTTCTTGACTTGGCCATCTCTGAAGCCAAAGGTACAAACTTTCTCCTTGTTACTAAGAccattagtaataataataatgagaggAATATTATTACTTTGCAAAAGACTCGTCGACTTGCTCTCCATGATAAAGAGAGTTTGGATATAGCTCAGCAATATCCAACTGACTCTACTCGAAGCCTACTAACTCTCTTTGGTTCAAATCCATGGAATTCAAACCTAGATTCTTTATGTGACAAATTTTTAACAGCAATAGCAAGGCATTTTTGTGCTTGGGGGGTTCTATATGATTATGTAGATCATAATCATCCCGGGCTATTTATGAGTTTCCAAATACCCCAAATTCTAATCAGCATGAAGCTGATTAGGGTCATAGATCTCCACAATCTAGAAATAATTGTACCTGATGCTATTGGGGAGCTGATTCATTTAAggtacttgaatgtatgtgttgTACGATCCAAGCCGCTTCCATCTTCCGTTGGTGAACTCACCAATTTGCAGACACTTCAAATTCGTAACATATATTTTACCCTCGAGCTACCAAGTGAAATATGGAAAAGTAATTTAAGGCATCTTAAATGTTACTCATGTTCAATCAAGGGACAACCATCAGTTAACAACCTGGCAAATCTTCAGACTCTTTCAAGCATTAAGGCAGGAAAATGGCTACATAAGGGATTAGACAAGATGACCAATTTGAGGAACTTGAGCATTGATGATATTAACAAATCTCATGGAAAACCGTTGTCAGACTTTCTTGGTAAACTAAACAATCTCATTGAATTGGAGTTAATGGCAAAGTCTCCATCATATGAACATGAAATACCAACCTCAATACTTACAGCGTCCCATCATAAGCATCTCCGATGTGTTTCTTTGGAAGCAAAATTAGAAAGACTCCCTGATGTCAACACTCAATGTCTCCTGACAAACCTCATCAAGCTTACCTTAAAATTCTCATTCCTTGTGGAGGATCCACTTGTGACGTTGGGAAAACTTGATAACCTTCAAGTTCTTGTGTTATATAATGATGCTTTTGTTGGGAGGGAAATGGTTTGTTTGGAGAAAGGGTTTCCTCAGTTGAAGAGGTTAGAATTTGGTGATTTGGATTCATTAGAAGAGTGGAAAATAGAGGATGAAGCCATGCCCAGGCTTAGGAAATTGGTAATTCACAGGTGTGGGAAGTTGGTGATGCTCCCTCATGGCCTTGGAAGGATTACTGGTCTTCAAGAGTTGGAAGTGTGGCATATGCCTGTTGCGTTTACCCAGAGATTGAAAGAAAATGATGGTGAGGACTGGGATAAGGTCCGACATGTACCTTCTGTTAAGATATACTAA
- the LOC120278122 gene encoding probable calcium-binding protein CML21, whose translation MGGMIGKTETVKQTTQVSKLEAEMVNAMQRRAAEGSSMKSFNSLILKFPKIDENLKKCRSIFQQFDEDSNGAIDQEELKHCFIKLEISFTEDEISDLFEACDINKDMGMKFNEFIVLLCLVYLLKELGAVHGKRRMGLPDLEATFETLVEAFVFLDKNKDGYVSRNEMVQAINETVGGERSSGRIAMRRFEEMDWDKNGMVTFKEFLFAFTHWIGFEDNDDDEDDEE comes from the exons ATGGGTGGTATGATCGGGAAAACCGAAACAGTAAAGCAGACCACCCAAGTGTCAAAACTTGAGGCTGAGATGGTCAATGCAATGCAACGGAGGGCAGCTGAAGGGAGCTCTATGAAATCATTCAATAGCCTCATTCTCAAATTTCCAAAGATTGACGAGAATTTAAAGAAATGTAGATCAATTTTTCAGCAGTTTG ATGAAGATTCGAATGGTGCAATAGATCAAGAGGAGCTAAAGCATTGTTTCATCAAATTGGAAATTTCATTTACTGAGGATGAAATCAGTGATCTCTTTGAGGCTTGTGATATAAACAAGGACATGGGGATGAAATTCAATGAGTTCATTGTTCTCCTTTGCTTGGTATATCTTCTCAAGGAATTGGGTGCCGTTCACGGA AAACGGCGCATGGGATTACCAGACCTTGAGGCAACATTTGAGACATTGGTTGAGGCCTTTGTTTTCTTGGACAAGAATAAGGATGGATATGTTAGCAGAAATGAGATGGTGCAAGCAATAAATGAGACTGTTGGAGGTGAGCGGTCGTCCGGTCGTATAGCCATGAGAAGATTTG AGGAGATGGACTGGGATAAGAATGGAATGGTGACTTTCAAAGAGTTCCTCTTTGCATTCACTCACTGGATCGGGTTCGAAGACAATGACGATGACGAAGATGATGAAGAGTGA
- the LOC120277181 gene encoding ubiquitin-conjugating enzyme E2-17 kDa-like, with amino-acid sequence MASKRILKELKDLQKDPPTSCSAGPVAEDMFHWQATIMGPADSPFAGGVFLVSIHFPPDYPFKPPKVSFRTKVFHPNINSNGSICLDILKEQWSPALTISKVLLSICSLLTDPNPDDPLVPEIAHMYKTDRAKYESTARSWTQKYAMG; translated from the exons ATGGCTTCAAAGAGGATTCTCAAGGAGTTGAAGGACCTGCAGAAGGATCCGCCAACATCATGTAGCGCag GTCCTGTAGCCGAGGACATGTTCCATTGGCAAGCGACCATTATGGGGCCTGCTGATAGTCCCTTTGCAGGTGGTGTGTTTCTAGTTTCAATTCACTTTCCACCAGATTACCCATTTAAACCTCCAAAG GTCTCTTTCCGCACCAAGGTTTTTCATCCAAACATTAATAGTAATGGGAGCATCTGCCTGGACATCCTCAAGGAACAGTGGAGTCCTGCCCTGACCATATCCAAG GTTCTCTTATCAATCTGCTCACTTCTAACGGACCCAAACCCGGATGATCCGTTGGTGCCTGAGATCGCACACATGTACAAGACTGACAGAGCGAAATATGAGTCCACTGCTCGCTCCTGGACTCAGAAGTATGCCATGGGGTAG